From a region of the Chrysemys picta bellii isolate R12L10 chromosome 7, ASM1138683v2, whole genome shotgun sequence genome:
- the LOC101949463 gene encoding heme A synthase COX15 yields MLRAALGSARVLLLPGRGGSGAQLCLRWRQPQQRRAVSEAAAHPGAALPVPGSAAERLVGRWLLVCSGAVAGAVVLGGVTRLTESGLSMVDWHLVREMKPPRTQQEWEAEFQKYQQFPEFKILNHDMTLREFKFIWYMEYSHRMWGRVVGLAYVLPAVYFWRKGWLSHPMKGRVLALCGLVCFQGLLGWYMVKSGLEEKPDSHDIPRVSQYRLAAHLGSALVLYCASLWSGLSLLLPQHKLPETYQLLRLRRFAHGTTGLIFLTALSGAFVAGLDAGLVYNSFPKMGERWIPDDLLSFSPVLKNIFENPTTVQFNHRILGITSVTAITALYLLSRKIPLPRRTKIAVASLMAVAYMQVGLGISTLLLYVPTPLAATHQSGSLALLTVALWLMNELRRVPK; encoded by the exons ATGCTGCGTGCGGCACTGGGGAGTGCGCGGGTCCTCCTgctccctgggcgggggggctCAGGGGCCCAG CTATGTCTCCGGTGGCGGCAGCCGCAGCAGCGGCGCGCGGTGTCGGAAGCCGCTGCCCATCCCGGGGCGGCCCTGCCTGTGCCCGGCTCCGCCGCGGAGCGGCTCGTGGGGCGCTGGCTCCTGGTGTGCAGCGGCGCGGTGGCCGGAGCTGTCGTGCTGGGGGGCGTGACCAG GCTGACAGAGTCTGGGCTCTCCATGGTCGACTGGCACCTGGTGAGGGAGATGAAGCCTCCACGGACACAGCAGGAATGGGAGGCTGAGTTCCAAAAATACCAGCAGTTTCCAGAATTTAAAAT CCTGAATCATGACATGACATTGAGAGAGTTCAAGTTCATCTGGTACATGGAGTATTCGCACCGAATGTGGGGTCGGGTTGTAGGTTTGGCCTACGTTCTGCCTGCTGTCTACTTCTGGAGAAAAGGCTGGCTTAGCCACCCCATGAAGGGGCGTGTCCTTGCCCTCTGTGGGCTTGTCTGCTTCCAG GGACTGCTAGGCTGGTACATGGTGAAGAGTGGATTGGAAGAGAAGCCGGATTCTCATGACATCCCCCGAGTCAGTCAGTACCGTCTAGCAGCTCATCTAGGCTCTGCACTAGTTCTGTACTGTGCCAGCCTGTGGAGTGGactgtccctgctgctcccacaACACAAA TTACCTGAAACCTATCAGCTCCTCCGTCTGAGACGATTTGCTCATGGGACTACAGGTCTCATCTTCCTCACTGCTCTCTCAG GTGCCTTTGTGGCCGGACTGGATGCAGGCCTTGTGTACAACTCCTTCCCCAAGATGGGGGAGCGCTGGATCCCAGACGAtctcctctccttctccccagTGCTGAAGAACATCTTTGAGAATCCCACTACTGTGCAGTTTAATCACAGGATATTG GGGATCACCTCAGTCACTGCCATCACAGCACTCTATCTGCTGTCTCGGAAGATCCCCCTACCACGCAGGACCAAGATTGCCGTGGCTTCTTTAATGGCTGTGGCATATATGCAG GTGGGTCTGGGCATCAGCACCCTTCTACTGTATGTCCCAACTCCTCTGGCTGCCACTCACCAGTCGGGATCCCTGGCACTGCTCACGGTGGCTCTGTGGCTTATGAATGAACTACGTCGGGTCCCAAAATAG